A window of Nicotiana tabacum cultivar K326 chromosome 24, ASM71507v2, whole genome shotgun sequence contains these coding sequences:
- the LOC107799817 gene encoding serine/threonine-protein kinase KIPK2-like, whose product MMGSFRGNCEIVESKDEHSKKFHQAVEPDRKQKPPLVRKGASKFLEDDINQLFEAINVRTSKSLDLTDKVRRDASKRPMRGGGSHSPVTGFSDPVSLKQALRGLCISQAAEMAAMKRLSKPPGSPSVLEAGRITCSSRFADTSESISGSLHKVLHKPQERYVKSANHSPLSSPRFAIKSSIGMHQNGRVVPAESTSSSVPHHVQEARLKSPGQSALSSPRYVSKLSIKSTESTSHQKDSPQPPEAKMRSTSQSALSSPRIGDKPVIKWAESIVVQNEKTGPADSISGSFDVMPQYLKEPMKSSNQGAISSPRLVAVQALQITTPGLHENLNQASNNHEMKSLGTASTKGKNQTAVPSSSSCESSNVILMSVPKRSPDNLKRNVVTSFRVANKAALKLRRKGKLQTVPSSSVTRGNKETKSTKSTNHSVKPPVKNKYLGKKKLKEEAALASGTFNLCYEINGSTESPSQLICQRCQCTLEGVGKESNKEPAKQISGCMTIEASENSISCAANGYDNVGIPVLKFNKTSKSREQGEFSQSSKSSIGDYSTSTTISEESNLSGSFSGNRPHMSKDGRWEAINQVRKHYGFLGLSHFNLLKKLGCGDIGTVYLAELLETNCLFAIKVMDNEYLARRKKMPRAQTEREILRILDHPFLPTLYAQFTSDNLSCLVMEFCSGGDLHVLRQKQPSRYFSEPAARFYVAEVLLALEYLHMLGVVYRDLKPENILVREDGHIMLTDFDLSLRCSVNPTLLQSSSLGIEAPRISGPCAGSNCIDPFCAGPSCQVSCFSPRIFPGSARVRKLKAEAASLNRSLPQLVVEPTEARSNSFVGTHEYLAPEIIKGEGHGSAVDWWTLGVFLYELLYGKTPFKGAGNEETLANVVMQNLRFPDSPIVSFQARDLIRGLLVKEPENRLGTETGAAEIKRHPFFDGLNWALIRCAIPPQVPGVSKVAFQEKSKKFLEYSSTGEHLEFELF is encoded by the exons ATGATGGGTTCATTTCGTGGCAATTGTGAAATTGTTGAGTCAAAGGATGAGCATTCCAAAAAGTTTCATCAAGCAGTTGAACCGGACAGAAAGCAGAAGCCACCTCTGGTTAGAAAAGGAGCCAGTAAATTCTTAGAAGATGATATCAATCAGCTCTTCGAAGCAATCAATGTAAGAACATCGAAGAGTCTGGATTTGACAGATAAAGTTAGAAGAGATGCCTCAAAAAGGCCAATGAGGGGTGGTGGATCTCATTCTCCGGTAACAGGGTTTTCTGATCCAGTTTCTCTAAAGCAGGCACTTCGGGGTTTATGCATTTCTCAGGCGGCAGAAATGGCTGCGATGAAGCGATTATCAAAGCCGCCAGGTTCTCCTAGTGTTCTAGAAGCTGGACGGATAACATGCTCTTCGCGGTTTGCAGATACAAGTGAAAGCATTTCAGGATCTCTCCACAAGGTGCTCCATAAACCCCAAGAACGATACGTGAAGTCAGCAAACCATAGTCCCCTTTCTTCTCCACGATTTGCCATTAAATCATCCATCGGCATGCACCAGAATGGGAGAGTTGTACCAGCAGAGAGCACGTCTAGCTCTGTGCCTCATCATGTTCAAGAGGCCAGGCTAAAGTCACCAGGTCAAAGTGCCCTTTCTTCTCCACGATATGTTAGTAAACTGAGTATTAAAAGTACAGAGTCCACGTCCCACCAGAAAGATTCTCCACAGCCTCCAGAAGCCAAGATGAGGTCAACCAGTCAAAGTGCTCTCTCTTCACCTCGAATTGGTGATAAACCAGTAATTAAGTGGGCAGAATCAATTGTAGTGCAAAATGAGAAGACAGGACCCGCGGATAGCATTTCAGGCTCTTTCGACGTGATGCCTCAGTACCTTAAAGAGCCCATGAAGTCCTCAAACCAAGGTGCCATTTCTTCTCCTAGGTTGGTAGCTGTACAAGCTTTACAGATTACAACTCCCGGTCTCCATGAGAATTTGAATCAAGCATCAAACAACCATGAGATGAAATCACTAGGAACTGCATCAACTAAGGGAAAAAACCAAACTGCAGTTCCTTCCTCATCTTCATGTGAGTCTAGTAATGTTATATTGATGTCTGTACCAAAAAGATCGCCAGATAATCTGAAGAGAAATGTGGTGACATCGTTTAGAGTAGCAAACAAAGCAGCTCTAAAGCTGAGACGGAAAGGCAAGTTGCAGACGGTGCCTTCGTCAAGTGTGACAAGAGGCAACAAGGAGACCAAATCAACAAAAAGCACCAATCATTCCGTAAAGCCTCCAGTCAAAAACAAATATCTTGGCAAGAAGAAATTGAAAGAGGAGGCAGCACTAGCATCTGGCACTTTTAATCTATGCTATGAAATAAATGGTTCCACAGAATCACCTAGTCAACTTATCTGCCAGAGATGCCAGTGCACTCTCGAGGGTGTGGGGAAGGAATCTAATAAAGAACCCGCAAAGCAAATCTCTGGATGTATGACCATCGAAGCCAGTGAAAATAGCATTAGCTGTGCTGCTAATGGCTACGACAATGTCGGTATTCCTGTCTTGAAATTCAACAAGACATCAAAATCTAGGGAGCAAGGAGAATTCTCTCAAAGCTCAAAGAGTAGTATTGGTGATTATAGTACTAGCACAACTATCAGTGAAGAGAGCAACCTAAGCGGATCCTTTTCTGGGAACAGACCGCACATGTCTAAGGATGGCAGGTGGGAGGCTATCAATCAGGTGAGGAAACATTATGGATTCTTAGGGTTAAGTCACTTCAATTTATTGAAGAAGCTTGGTTGCGGAGACATTGGCACTGTCTATCTTGCTGAGCTGCTTGAAACTAATTGCTTGTTTGCAATAAAAGTTATGGATAATGAATATCTGGCCAGAAGGAAAAAAATGCCGAGGGCCCAAACTGAAAGAGAGATTCTACGaatcctggatcatcctttcctACCAACACTCTATGCGCAGTTTACTTCAGACAATTTATCATGTTTAGTTATGGAGTTCTGCTCAGGTGGTGATTTGCATGTCCTTCGGCAGAAGCAGCCAAGCCGATACTTTTCTGAGCCAGCAGCAAG GTTTTATGTTGCTGAGGTCCTCCTTGCTCTGGAGTATTTGCATATGCTAGGAGTTGTTTACCGTGATTTGAAACCAGAAAACATTCTAGTCCGAGAAGATGGTCACATCATGCTTACTGATTTTGACCTCTCACTCAGATGTTCTGTCAATCCCACTCTTCTTCAATCATCCTCATTAGGAATAGAAGCTCCACGGATTTCTGGTCCATGCGCAGGATCCAACTGCATTGATCCTTTTTGTGCGGGTCCATCATGTCAAGTTTCTTGCTTTAGCCCCAGAATTTTTCCTGGCTCTGCAAGAGTAAGAAAGCTAAAAGCTGAAGCTGCATCTCTTAACAGATCATTGCCTCAGCTCGTGGTGGAGCCAACAGAAGCTCGGTCCAACTCATTTGTTGGTACACATGAATACTTGGCTCCTGAGATCATTAAAGGAGAAGGCCACGGGAGTGCTGTTGACTGGTGGACTCTCGGTGTTTTTCTTTACGAGCTTCTATACGGGAAGACACCTTTCAAAGGTGCTGGAAATGAAGAAACTTTGGCGAATGTAGTTATGCAGAACCTCAGATTTCCTGACAGCCCGATTGTCAGTTTTCAGGCAAGGGATCTTATCAGAGGGTTGTTAGTAAAGGAGCCTGAGAATCGATTGGGAACAGAGACGGGAGCTGCTGAGATTAAGAGACACCCTTTCTTTGATGGCCTGAATTGGGCACTGATTCGCTGCGCCATTCCACCTCAAGTACCTGGAGTTTCAAAAGTAGCTTTTCAGGAAAAGAGCAAAAAGTTTCTGGAGTATAGTTCAACAGGAGAACATCTTGAATTTGAGCTGTTCTAA
- the LOC107799814 gene encoding growth-regulating factor 3-like isoform X2 — translation MDFNLKQWRNQQHESEEQETPTSSAKIPRLHLDFDSVSASDSDSALPLFVSEPTTKLSDSTTTTPTKFPKMGSSYFSLGQWQELELQALIYRHFTAGAPVPPELLHLVKKSIITSPSSYYFSHPFQQYPHYQQTCYWGRAAMDPEPGRCRRTDGKKWRCSRDVVAGQKYCERHVHRGRSRSRKPVEIPTPAINGGKLNTSTTVSHQNLAKMAGHSAAAAAATHFSISGPSPSIQTLHLNQRPSESKKGPLEAQKDVVSSDGKSSGQILRQFFDDWPSQLQEVDNVGSNSSSVASATSLSISMPGNPSSDFSLKLSTGGDGYNTDAQVGNVQRSAWRTSMGGGPLAEALRSSTTNSSPTSVLHQLPRGSTSLT, via the exons ATGGACTTCAATCTGAAGCAATGGAGAAACCAGCAACATGAGtcagaagaacaagaaacaccaACTTCTTCTGCAAAAATACCAAGACTTCACCTTGACTTCGACTCTGTTTCTGCTTCTGATTCTGATTCTGCTCTTCCATTGTTTGTATCTGAACCAACAACTAAATTGTCAGATTCAACAACCACTACTCCTACCAAATTTCCCA AGATGGGAAGTAGTTACTTCAGCTTGGGCCAGTGGCAGGAGCTTGAACTGCAGGCTTTGATATATAGACATTTTACAGCGGGTGCACCTGTTCCTCCTGAACTCCTACATCTTGTTAAGAAAAGCATTATCACTTCTCCTTCTTCATATTACTTCTCTCATCCCTTTCAACAGTATCCTCATTACCAACAGACCT GTTACTGGGGAAGAGCAGCAATGGATCCAGAACCAGGGAGGTGTCGTAGAACAGACGGGAAGAAATGGAGATGTTCAAGGGATGTTGTGGCTGGCCAGAAATACTGCGAGCGCCACGTTCATCGTGGCCGCAGCCGTTCAAGAAAGCCTGTGGAAATTCCCACACCTGCCATTAATGGTGGTAAACTCAACACTAGTACTACTGTTTCTCACCAAAACTTGGCAAAAATGGCTGGCCattctgctgctgctgctgctgctactcaTTTTTCTATATCTGGACCTTCACCTTCCATTCAAACTCTTCATCTCAATCAAAG GCCATCTGAGTCCAAAAAGGGTCCACTAGAAGCCCAAAAAGATGTTGTATCTTCTGATGGCAAATCCAGTGGGCAAATCCTCCGCCAATTTTTTGATGATTGGCCTAGCCAACTTCAAGAAGTTGACAATGTTGGAAGCAACTCAAGCTCAGTAGCTTCTGCTACCAGCCTCTCCATTTCAATGCCCGGAAACCCCTCGTCCGACTTCTCGTTGAAGCTCTCAACCGGCGGAGATGGCTATAACACTGACGCTCAAGTTGGTAATGTTCAACGGTCTGCATGGCGAACTTCAATGGGTGGTGGGCCACTTGCCGAGGCCTTAAGGTCATCGACGACTAACTCGTCCCCAACCAGCGTTTTGCATCAGTTGCCACGAGGTAGCACGTCATTGACATAA
- the LOC107799814 gene encoding growth-regulating factor 3-like isoform X1, with product MDFNLKQWRNQQHESEEQETPTSSAKIPRLHLDFDSVSASDSDSALPLFVSEPTTKLSDSTTTTPTKFPKMGSSYFSLGQWQELELQALIYRHFTAGAPVPPELLHLVKKSIITSPSSYYFSHPFQQYPHYQQTLMQSGYWGRAAMDPEPGRCRRTDGKKWRCSRDVVAGQKYCERHVHRGRSRSRKPVEIPTPAINGGKLNTSTTVSHQNLAKMAGHSAAAAAATHFSISGPSPSIQTLHLNQRPSESKKGPLEAQKDVVSSDGKSSGQILRQFFDDWPSQLQEVDNVGSNSSSVASATSLSISMPGNPSSDFSLKLSTGGDGYNTDAQVGNVQRSAWRTSMGGGPLAEALRSSTTNSSPTSVLHQLPRGSTSLT from the exons ATGGACTTCAATCTGAAGCAATGGAGAAACCAGCAACATGAGtcagaagaacaagaaacaccaACTTCTTCTGCAAAAATACCAAGACTTCACCTTGACTTCGACTCTGTTTCTGCTTCTGATTCTGATTCTGCTCTTCCATTGTTTGTATCTGAACCAACAACTAAATTGTCAGATTCAACAACCACTACTCCTACCAAATTTCCCA AGATGGGAAGTAGTTACTTCAGCTTGGGCCAGTGGCAGGAGCTTGAACTGCAGGCTTTGATATATAGACATTTTACAGCGGGTGCACCTGTTCCTCCTGAACTCCTACATCTTGTTAAGAAAAGCATTATCACTTCTCCTTCTTCATATTACTTCTCTCATCCCTTTCAACAGTATCCTCATTACCAACAGACCT TGATGCAATCAGGTTACTGGGGAAGAGCAGCAATGGATCCAGAACCAGGGAGGTGTCGTAGAACAGACGGGAAGAAATGGAGATGTTCAAGGGATGTTGTGGCTGGCCAGAAATACTGCGAGCGCCACGTTCATCGTGGCCGCAGCCGTTCAAGAAAGCCTGTGGAAATTCCCACACCTGCCATTAATGGTGGTAAACTCAACACTAGTACTACTGTTTCTCACCAAAACTTGGCAAAAATGGCTGGCCattctgctgctgctgctgctgctactcaTTTTTCTATATCTGGACCTTCACCTTCCATTCAAACTCTTCATCTCAATCAAAG GCCATCTGAGTCCAAAAAGGGTCCACTAGAAGCCCAAAAAGATGTTGTATCTTCTGATGGCAAATCCAGTGGGCAAATCCTCCGCCAATTTTTTGATGATTGGCCTAGCCAACTTCAAGAAGTTGACAATGTTGGAAGCAACTCAAGCTCAGTAGCTTCTGCTACCAGCCTCTCCATTTCAATGCCCGGAAACCCCTCGTCCGACTTCTCGTTGAAGCTCTCAACCGGCGGAGATGGCTATAACACTGACGCTCAAGTTGGTAATGTTCAACGGTCTGCATGGCGAACTTCAATGGGTGGTGGGCCACTTGCCGAGGCCTTAAGGTCATCGACGACTAACTCGTCCCCAACCAGCGTTTTGCATCAGTTGCCACGAGGTAGCACGTCATTGACATAA